In Erigeron canadensis isolate Cc75 chromosome 1, C_canadensis_v1, whole genome shotgun sequence, a single window of DNA contains:
- the LOC122589107 gene encoding (R,S)-reticuline 7-O-methyltransferase-like, with protein sequence MNTQNGIDDHAMLKGQSQILRYIYGALDGMAIRCCVELRIADIINNRGRPATLSEIATDIDSSTINVDGLGRLMRFLVGKKVFDQSNQHHEEREMVYSLNHCSKWLLCDTDMTLAPLVMMRTDPVFVSPLHVMSQSIKEGGSTFKKTHGKELFDFCTFNSEFNRVFNEGMACTAKIATEAIMSSYKNGFLELKGRMVDVGGGTGVAISEIVKAYPHLTGINFDLPHVISTAPTYEGVTHVTGDMFKAIPPAETIFMKWILHDWGDNDCIKILKNCRKVLASETGKLIIVEIVQMPAGDDIFDDTRLTYDLVMFSHFSSGRERSESEWTKLLVEGGFLRHNVIKTQALQSIIEAFPQ encoded by the exons ATGAACACCCAAAATGGAATAGATGACCATGCAATGTTGAAAGGCCAGTCACAAATCTTGCGGTACATATACGGTGCTCTCGATGGCATGGCGATACGATGTTGTGTCGAGCTACGTATCGCTGACATAATAAACAATCGTGGCCGTCCTGCCACACTCTCTGAAATCGCTACTGATATTGACTCCTCAACGATCAACGTTGATGGGCTAGGGCGCCTCATGAGGTTCTTGGTTGGTAAAAAGGTGTTCGATCAATCAAACCAGCATCATGAGGAAAGAGAAATGGTTTACTCATTGAACCACTGCTCCAAGTGGCTGTTATGTGACACTGATATGACACTGGCACCACTGGTCATGATGCGGACAGACCCAGTTTTTGTTTCGCCTCTACATGTAATGAGCCAATCAATTAAAGAAGGCGGTTCCACGTTTAAGAAGACACATGGAAAAGAGTTGTTTGATTTCTGTACGTTTAACTCGGAGTTTAATAGGGTTTTTAACGAGGGTATGGCGTGCACTGCAAAGATTGCGACCGAGGCCATCATGTCGAGTTACAAGAACGGATTTCTTGAGTTGAAAGGAAGGATGGTGGATGTCGGAGGTGGTACTGGGGTGGCAATATCCGAGATTGTCAAGGCATATCCGCATCTAACAGGGATCAATTTTGATTTGCCCCATGTTATTTCGACCGCACCAACATATGAAGGGGTTACTCATGTTACCGGGGACATGTTTAAGGCCATTCCTCCTGCAGAAACTATCTTTATGAAG tggATATTGCACGATTGGGGCGACAATGATTGTATTAAGATACTAAAAAACTGCCGAAAAGTCTTGGCATCTGAAACCGGGAAGCTCATAATTGTCGAGATTGTCCAAATGCCGGCCGGAGATGATATCTTTGATGACACACGCCTTACATATGATCTAGTGATGTTTTCACATTTTTCAAGTGGAAGAGAAAGAAGTGAAAGCGAATGGACGAAACTCCTTGTTGAAGGAGGCTTTCTTCGTCATAATGTGATCAAGACTCAAGCACTTCAGTCGATTATTGAAGCCTTTCcacaataa